DNA from Artemia franciscana chromosome 8, ASM3288406v1, whole genome shotgun sequence:
gatcaccgaccacaacgattgccactttgttgatagttgcgtatcaggaggcatccaTTCGATTGcagtttttaagcagaagcactaaattattatttttgtggaaaagatgatatatataaatatatatatatattttctttttagtttttttgtagtttttgccttttttagtttttttcttcttttgtattaatgctaaggccaaggttcaaacctggagcatctcggacctagaacctgaaacataacgctttaccaactcagctacttcggcgtgaatacattcgttttgagcagcttcctcgggtgttgccattgtaggttcttcagtcattttacaattagaaatttctctttcaacggtcttcttacaattaaaaatttgtctttgaacgatattcttaaatgcctgtgtcctggtcgtcatttatattgcctgtgtccctgtcgtcatttgtgtcccggtatcccagtctgtaatttctccttgagtgtcccggtcgttatttatattccctctgtcccggtcgtcatttgtgtcccggtctttaatttctctttgagtgctttttctttttagtatgttttagttttttacattttttcttttttcagttttctttttcttctttatttttcagcttcactatgaaatacatatcgccgaacctttgtttttttaactaaaatctggtaggcattgatgaccttatccaagtcaaaatcccaaacccaatcatcatcgctatcattttcaattttgatatgttttgactctcgctgtccaggtggatcttcatctaactgcgcggttttgcgttctttagcctcaagcctgtttccttgctgttcttttgattcctcggcacgctttcttttctgactttctctatcagcagcaagttttttggcatagactctttgagcatcttcatcggcttttgccattgtaagttcatcagtcattttaaacttaaacattaatagatttctacgtgaacatatgtcttaaatatcttgaatgacgtcaccgtcgtagcaaaaatgacgacaactaacttgatgacgtcagtcaacacagaaacatgacgtcacctgacagacagacagacacacagacagacaacttatttttatatatatagatatattccCCAGGACTAttccatccttgctgaaaattccccctgaaaaatttcttaCGGACTATTCCGCCTGAAAAATACCCCTACTTACATTTGAAGAAGAGTTTAAtaactgattgtttttcaaatcaggCTGAAAATTAGGTGAACTGAAAGATTCTTAGACTGAAAAATTCTCAACCTTCCATTGGAAAAGACattaatttctgactgtttttcaaatcagacTTAAAATCCCCATTCGGCagaaaattttagtttccaAAAACACATCCATAAGtgaaattgagtcggcaaaagGGAAAGTAAGACGAATAAAacgaatttcgtataggaattctggtgAAATCCCCTAGCATAAAATTATACCAGAAAACATTATCCCAGGAAACTTCCCACCACCACAGAAAATTATCGCCGTGGAAAATTCCACGCAGGAAAAATTCTCGCCTCacaaaatgtctgtatacttcccaataacgaacACTATACGTAAATAACTGGCTAATTTCAAAGCTTACAGTCCTTTTTCctggggctggttgccctccaatcttttttgttacttaaaaagggcactagaactttcagttttcgtttgaatgaaccCTCGAATAGTGAACATGACTGAGGAATTCAGAAGCTTCAAATTGGACTTATtagaagtttcagaaactcatgcAGGAAGGATGGGTTGCATACACATGGGGTGGGCTTCATGATGCATAAGGAAACTGCTGAGTCTTTTCTAAGTTTGGAAAGCATTAATAACAGGATGCTAGTTGCTCattttatggcaaaaaaaagttATCAGTCATTATGTGTCCCGGTAGAACCGACTAATGGAGATGGCAGTGACTCAGATGAACTCTACTAACACCTAATGGAATACAAAGACAGGGTTCTAGGTAGAAATATAGTATTTTGATAAGGATATCTTAATGCCAAAATCAGTGGAGATAAGGATAGATGGTAGGGTAGCCTTGGTGAATTTGGGGCTgggaaagaaaatattaatggttacagactgttgcaattttgtaggtataataaTCTAGTGATAATCAACACAAGTGTTTGATCATAAAATTGCACGTAAGCTAATAGGGTAGTTAAATGATGGTAAGAGAGATACCCTTAATGATTATGTTGTTGTAAACCGAAGACGGGCAGGATttatacaagatactagggtatatagtaGTCATGTTATTGATGTCAGAAGTAAATATCACGAAACAGAAGTGTTTTAGGTTATTCTGAAGTGCAAATATAGGAAGGGGAACTAGCTTCAGGGAAGATGTGAATTTGGTAGATTCCATTATTAAAATTTGAGGGAAACTATCCAGGAACGTTTGAATGCCAAACTGAAgagttgaaaatttgacagTGTAGAAGCGTATTTCATCGAACTTCGTGCAAAACCCTCCAAAAAGTCCTAAAAAAACGAGTGGAGAAAGTTTTGGGAGGGGCTTTAGGCCCCTTGGAGGTGGAGTTTCCTAAAAAAATGCCCTAGCAATTTATTCATTGGGGAACATAAATTTCGCTGGTGTCTGTCGTTGTGTGTTTGAGTGTCTGAATatatgtgtttgtttgtgttttgcctctctctctctctctctctctctctctctctctctctctctctctctctctctctctctctctctctctctctctctctctctctctctctctctctctctctctctctctctctctctctctctctctctctctctctctctctctctctctctctctctctctctctctctctctctctctctctctctctctgtcctctctctctctctctctcagaaAGTTTCCCAACTAACCTAGGCTAACTTCTGCGCAGAAcatattattagttaaaaataattctggaTCATAAAGAGTTCTGATTGGTTTATACCTGAACAAAGCAGAAATGCTGCGGTATAGtaaatcaaaccaaaaaaagcGGAAATTTAACATCATAGAATAAATGAAGCAGAAAACGTTAACTCATATGAATCAATATTTCAACTTATATTACACAAGATATTATTATTGAtgagtaaaaaaagtaaaaagaagagaaattatcGCGAAAAAGAGCGGAACTAATGCCCATTAAAATGATTTATAATGGATCCTGAAATACATTACATGTTACCAAAGGCAACACTCTGGCgtcaaatttgaaaagagcctaaaattattatttatttccaccTTCTCCCCCTTCCTGCCTCACCAGTTTGTATGGAAGGGGTGGCCTTATAGACTTGGTATGTATTCATtcaattggaagttctagtgccctttataacaATAGAAACCTCCCTCtaaccagcccctcccctaaCCTTTTCAttgctattaattcttttgTAACCCACCAAGACATTTAGTATTGAAGGAGcccttttgtttgaaatagtcaaaAAAAGTCCATGAAATAAGTCTTTTTGGGAGACTTGAACCTCACAGACCCTGGGGCAAGGGTGATAAACAGTAAAAATTGCCAACCGTTTAGaaatgaagtttttcaaagaaatttaaagagctacattaaatcgaaaatgagcagaaacaaAAGTTAAACAACTTTTCAACCATTAAATTACTACTAGTTaccgtaaataaataaatgaaacctaaaacgaacagaaattaccataaataaccgagtcaaactcgaaacgaacagaTACTGAGACAAGTAGGGTTGACATCCCCCCATGCCTTCcaaaggccagaacataattcattctttattgaaaacaatccttatttcttgccgaatatttttatttctatataaatatatatatattatatatatatatatatatatatatatatatatatatatatatatatatatatatatatatatatatatatatatatatatatatatatatatatatatatatatatgaattgtatatatatatatatatataataatatatatatatatatatatatatatatatatatatatatatatatatatatgtatatatatatatatatatatatatatttgtgtgtatatatatatatatatatatataatatatatatatatatatatatatatatatatatatatatatatatatatatatatatatatatatatatatatatatatatatatacttacatTCATTCATCATAGGCAATTTTAGgtttataaaagttaaaaatagaaaacatttaattttttgcttagTAAAATTAAAGTTTCCTACGCAGAATGTTCCTTgattgtttgttctttttttgtccaTTTCCAATGGGCCGACTTTGCGTATATAATTAACTAAATATAAGCAATTCCATGCTAAAATGTTCTTCAATCCATCTTCTATATTAAAAACTAAGTTATATAGACAAATCAATCACGATATGCTCAGTTAGAAGAGATATGTGCACTCTAAAGAGTCtatcaaaaacagttttctATTTTACACTTTCTCATGGCGTGGAAAAAGTTCCATTGTTCGATCTCAAAGGTCCAATGAGttagaagaaaacaaattatgttAAATGTATGCTACAAACCAATTCGAAACATCAAAATCTTAATCATCGATATAACTAGTTCTGTCGTTGTATCAAATGCGATTTTTCACTCTACAGTTCCTTGTTGCAAAACGTAATCccatcataatttttttaattttatcaattggaaaaattatcttttctgTGGTAACATTCACACTAAAAACTGCTATTGGTGCTTGaccattttgatttttcaaccaACCGCAATAATCGATACTAGTGTTTGTATTAGTTGTTGATTCGGCTTAGATAACCAATTTGGCTTCTGAAAGGCTCAACATCTTGAAATTTATAATGTTATAATCaatctattatttaaaaaatattttgatttattgtgCATTTCAAcgtaatatattaaaattaatgttagTTCCATGTATTATATTTCTTTACAATAGTTAGCTgtgctaaaaaataatttgtaacaGAAAATGGTaacatattcaaaattattcaatatttcTATGATCCGTAAAATTTATgtttccaaaataatatttaatgttgTCAGAACCCAGTTTGAACACTGGACGGGTTCAGCCATGCTGAACATCTTGATTAGTATCATTCTTCTGATTATAACCCATAGCCTCAAATTTTGCCAGGTAAATTTGTGCTTTCTTCATGTGCGGTTTATGTATTTATTCACTTCATTGACGATTTAATTATATAACTGAAGCGAGACGAGTAACTGAATGATGattttttcaccatttttacatgtcaacaaaaaaataatcaaaggaAAACTGCAGAACAGGAAGCAGGAAAGAAGTTCTCGGAGAAAGAGTGTCTAGAtggacatagacatagacaaagaggaaaatggggggggggagaggaatCTTGATCATTTTTCCTGATAAGGTATGGGAGTCATTTTTTAGGGTTGTCCTCTATTTGTATGCCTGCCATTCTTGACAAAACGTAAAAGTGATAATACGGTGGGATGTTGACGAAACGAAAATAAAACGCTGgcaaattatacaaaaatataaaaaataagtaaacaataataaaaaaaaatggagcgTGGGACGGGGGATGAGAGATTGACTGGGacgaaaaaattttatattttggagttattatttacttttttaggaGGAATCTGGTGTCTACATGTGTCAAAAGCCGAACCTGGTGTCTTACGAGAAAGTGtgatacttaaaacaaaatttagggAGTCACAACCGTCTCAGATAGGATTTGCCTACAACACAAGACCCAGATCAGATACAAACATTGAATATAAGAAAATCAGTTTACTACcatttttgaaatacgaaaGTGCTAgtgataaaaatagaaaaagaaaggcGGAAAAAGACAGTTTTCCAGATACAAAGCCATTTATTAGACCCATTCCTACTTTTGAAGATAATTTGAATCCAGAATTTTATATACCGAATAGGTTTTCCATCAGCTATAGGAATAGGACAACGACTACTCCACTTCCAACCACCCGCAGAACAACTTTCAGTACTACTACAACAGAAGCTTATTTTAAACCGAGTCCTTCTCAATTAGAGGAACTTTTTAATAAGTTAAGCACTCCTTATAAGCGACACACTACTCCTCAGCCAGAAAAATATAGACAATTGCCATCTATAGAAAAGAACAACCCAAGACCAATACAAAGAACTCGCATCAAAGATAATGACGACAATGAGCCGGAGccttatttatcaaaaagaaggaaagaaaatGAAGAGGAATACAGTAACTCTAAAGAAAAACCAGATTGGCAAAAACTGAAACAATTACAATCAGAAAACGATAGACAGAGAAAGAGAAATCCCGATCTTGGTTTAAAttcaaacgaagaaaaaagaccAGTGCGGAATTGGAAAGAATTAAGACGCTCAGAATTAGAAAATAGTAATCATGATAAAAAAAGACCTGAATCAAGGGTGACACCAAGCGAAGAAATTAAGGCTCCATGGTCTAGAAGACCAGAATCTCTCAGGGACAGAAACATCGAAAGGTCTAGAAACACTAGGCCCTCCGATGAcaatagtaaaagaaataaTCAAAGAGACAGAGAAGTGGAAAGAAACAAATTGCCAAATCCCACATTTCAACATATAAATGAAGATAATAATTCACATCTGTCAGCAAGACAAAGAAACAGAAACAatgaatcaaaaaataaaaacaaaggtcCCTACACTCCTGATATGCCAAGGCAGAGACCTAGAGAACATGATCATAatgttaaagaagaaaaagaaagaaaaagtattCTGAGAGATAGTCAATCTCCACagatattttcaaattcttttctcCCCAAAACAGAGGGTGAGCCAAATTCAGCTGACGGGCTAGACAATATAGATATACCTCCAGCTTTGCGGGCTCTTCTAAGATCACTTGAAGGTAAATCTCCATTTTCATCTCCAGGTCAAGCAAATCCTGTAGATCAAGAGCCTAAACAGGTTCAAAAGTCTATACCATCAAGGCCTGTCGTCAAAGTCAGACCAAGAGGCATGTATGGAATGCAGCGTCAGCCTCATGTTAATCCAAACACTCCTGGCTTCGCAGGTGATAGTTCCACGCCTATTCCTTCACAAATTTATACACCTCCTACAATAGAGTACTATCCACCAAGTCCTCGAATGCATTTACCAAAATCTAATGACTACATAAGTGATACTGTGGAAGATTACATAAGATTTGATGAATTCGGAAGAGAAACAGCTGTCGCTAATACTAGGATTGTTTCTAGGGATGAAatacaagaagagaaaaatagatTGACAAGCGTTGATAgatatgaaaaagaaatgaaaagaaatgaaaatgaaaaaggatatgaaaaagaaatggaTAAACAATATGGATCTGGTGGAGAATTCAGCTCAAGCAGTCCTCAACAGAACTTCAACAAAATAGTAAATCCAAGTGCAGCAAATAGcaaaaatcataaatcataCCAAAGAGTAGAATACCCTTTACCTCCTCCTCAGCATTCTGTCCCTGTTAACCGCTATTCACAAGGAGAAGGCTTTCGTTTCCGAGACACTGAGTTTGAATCGTCATTGTTTAAAGGTGGAGGTGATCACTCACTTGCTTTTGAGCACAAGCAAAAATTTCGTGACGATTCTCCTTCACAACTACACAACTTTAAAGGAGAAACGATCTCCACACAGCCCAGTGATTACAAAGTTCCGTCAGCATTTTCTCCGGTAGAGACCAATCGTGACAGATATATGGATGATAGAAACTGGGGCTCATCCAAAGGCTTGTCCTCGGGATTCAAAACTGTCGTTAAAATGTCTGGCTCGTCATCTAGACAACCGACAAGGCATCAGTCTCAGAACTCAAGGCAAGATTATGATGAAGTACTATCATACGGTGAAGAATCTTACCCCGAAGCACCATCAGCTGTGCCAAATATTATAAGGCAGTCATTTTCAGCTTCTCTCGAACCTAGTCTAGGTCATTCAGACAAGGATATTTCTAAATATGCTGCGGGTACTTACGTGAGTAGTGCAAACCCTAATTCTCCACTTGCGctttatgaaaatataacaagAAAGACTCAAAACAGACCTTTAAGACAGGGAAGTGCCAATAGACGAGGTCAGATGCCTTTAAACGAAAATAGAAGATCAGTCTTCgctaaaaattcagaaaatgagGTATATGTACAGAAAAGTGAGCCTTTGGTTTATGCAGACTCTGCATGGACACCAGATATCAATGTTAAGAAGCCACCTTTACGGCCAGAGGAAGAAATATTAGCTGCTCTCACTCGTCTTGGACCAAGAAAAGAAGTGAATTCTCAAGATGTGAGAACAATTAGAGAAGAAACAGTAACAATACCACGTGGACAAATACTAATTAATTCAGATTCACCACCATTATCTAGGCAACAAATAAGCTCAGGGGTCTCAGAGGAATCAAATAATTACCAATTAACTGGTACTACGGAGAGGTCAAGAGAACTTCTGAAGATTTTGGAACAGATGAATCAAGATGAAGACCTTTATCAACTAATTAAAGACAATGGTGAAATTTTCTTTGAACAGTCTGGCGGTAAAGGAAATGGGCCAGATGATGTAATAATACGAGCACCCATTCGCCAATATGCAGTTGGATCTATTTCTGGCAATCAAGATCGTGAAGGTGATTCACTTTTAGATAATGCGCAATTTCAACTGCAGGAAAGTCAAAGATCGATACCTTCTCGGCAATATTCTCTTGACGAAATTAATGCACCTTTATTGCAACCTCTTGACGAAGATTTATTTAGAAACCAAGGAAATGGTGACATCCCACAGGTTTCCCTTAAGAACACAGAAGAACTTCCGTTGATTTTCCGTGAAAGTGTTGAATTGCCAGTTGAAGAAATAGAAGTTCTTCAGCCAGTTGAAATACAACGACTTCCAACTAGACAGTTTGTTGTCAATGACCAGACCCGTGAGAACCAGCCCTCCAGACAATATATTCTCAATAGAAAGACACCAGAGACAGAGCTGGCCAGACAATATTCTTTGAATGAACAGATCTTGGCAAGACAGCCAACCCGACAATACGTTCTTAACGAGGAGACTCCGGGAGAGCAGTTGACTAGACAATACACTCTGAACGAACAGATTCTAGAAAGACAACCAACTAGACAATACGCTCTTAATGAGAAGACTCCGGGAGAACAGTTGACTAGACAATACACTCTGAACGAACAGATTCTGGAAAGACAGCCAACTAGACAATACGCTCTTAACGAGCAGACTCCTGGAATACAGCCAACAAGACAGTATATTCTAAATGAGCGAACTCCAGGTGAGCAATTGACAA
Protein-coding regions in this window:
- the LOC136030534 gene encoding uncharacterized protein LOC136030534, yielding MADMMRIIFVLGGIWCLHVSKAEPGVLRESVILKTKFRESQPSQIGFAYNTRPRSDTNIEYKKISLLPFLKYESASDKNRKRKAEKDSFPDTKPFIRPIPTFEDNLNPEFYIPNRFSISYRNRTTTTPLPTTRRTTFSTTTTEAYFKPSPSQLEELFNKLSTPYKRHTTPQPEKYRQLPSIEKNNPRPIQRTRIKDNDDNEPEPYLSKRRKENEEEYSNSKEKPDWQKLKQLQSENDRQRKRNPDLGLNSNEEKRPVRNWKELRRSELENSNHDKKRPESRVTPSEEIKAPWSRRPESLRDRNIERSRNTRPSDDNSKRNNQRDREVERNKLPNPTFQHINEDNNSHLSARQRNRNNESKNKNKGPYTPDMPRQRPREHDHNVKEEKERKSILRDSQSPQIFSNSFLPKTEGEPNSADGLDNIDIPPALRALLRSLEGKSPFSSPGQANPVDQEPKQVQKSIPSRPVVKVRPRGMYGMQRQPHVNPNTPGFAGDSSTPIPSQIYTPPTIEYYPPSPRMHLPKSNDYISDTVEDYIRFDEFGRETAVANTRIVSRDEIQEEKNRLTSVDRYEKEMKRNENEKGYEKEMDKQYGSGGEFSSSSPQQNFNKIVNPSAANSKNHKSYQRVEYPLPPPQHSVPVNRYSQGEGFRFRDTEFESSLFKGGGDHSLAFEHKQKFRDDSPSQLHNFKGETISTQPSDYKVPSAFSPVETNRDRYMDDRNWGSSKGLSSGFKTVVKMSGSSSRQPTRHQSQNSRQDYDEVLSYGEESYPEAPSAVPNIIRQSFSASLEPSLGHSDKDISKYAAGTYVSSANPNSPLALYENITRKTQNRPLRQGSANRRGQMPLNENRRSVFAKNSENEVYVQKSEPLVYADSAWTPDINVKKPPLRPEEEILAALTRLGPRKEVNSQDVRTIREETVTIPRGQILINSDSPPLSRQQISSGVSEESNNYQLTGTTERSRELLKILEQMNQDEDLYQLIKDNGEIFFEQSGGKGNGPDDVIIRAPIRQYAVGSISGNQDREGDSLLDNAQFQLQESQRSIPSRQYSLDEINAPLLQPLDEDLFRNQGNGDIPQVSLKNTEELPLIFRESVELPVEEIEVLQPVEIQRLPTRQFVVNDQTRENQPSRQYILNRKTPETELARQYSLNEQILARQPTRQYVLNEETPGEQLTRQYTLNEQILERQPTRQYALNEKTPGEQLTRQYTLNEQILERQPTRQYALNEQTPGIQPTRQYILNERTPGEQLTRQYILNEPLPDKQLTRQYILNGEIPENQLTRQYVLNENNPEQLIRENQNGGAADAVTEERGLRPTKQYLLQVDSETEKLSGGRLIEIIDSSVRSIPNRQYTINSPQEESDINQSQSQIDQSMKDIKEGPLFENLKTNKDETPGRQYAVNTNTPNEAPNDLQKTQLTQQSYATDKDNEAKTLRNQYSINNNNSPSKQNKEPSPNNNQKNNFSSESIPGKTSSGSTETEPSEQNNDPPSPELSRQYKLNEDESLSEQYRVKSDKSKPMMIDTLIPTRQYLLNQDNKNEQKDVESSNLLQPSRQISINNAESKSNSESSQLTNQPSRGYKTGEIIQKEQSEVISSQSIKSDTNNLNEEPAKELTRQYKVNQDNSLTRQYSVSDGEKNLLTLSRQYSLNSTDVQVDIGQKDSDDQFVFFPRPDPPKLEVSSDVRLSESKTTNLNDNNFGLTNKDPEIPLHPVKEIVIVTPRPEKGLIRTEEPSFIYVEKKVRPDRVILESLKGSGSPYQEKNSPSSTLIRLPNLDYIDGPVTLVLHDIKDSGNQIGNTDIQTYAPYFNKEPEYVTSSTPSYFSRVYFSPVPSYPSFTSERKVSTPLPISQWQPFNGPVTPPPPRKAALPRPPIKTPVGLPLTQKKIKPSPLLHQTHHKAKILPGKHPHPRPVKAYKPPKYGYPKPVKHKSFSEVPISAPITWNSGPKWKGTVMSSAVVKAPKLTKMVDLFSPNLIRSSRTPSKDSGLKAPDFIKKIKPRTSEEEEGFPIIKLRIPIPVNYTADGKSIIGKPGADYPAYDQVPQTPFTCQGPGHKLVADNFARCQVFHKCEGATKIGSFICPHGTVFDQQSGICDWWYDVTCHVSN